The Pedobacter mucosus genome window below encodes:
- a CDS encoding helix-turn-helix domain-containing protein, whose translation MKIPQKFFARQHEIAADYLRELDKHLDDVVSGRTTVMFEVRDFAELIHVHPTHLSNTIKSATGHSPCFFFEERLMDISKSMLQNLSTPIAEIARTLTYDPSNFTKFFKHFSGQTPKQYREAYFLSRSPNAEVITI comes from the coding sequence ATGAAAATTCCTCAAAAATTTTTTGCCCGTCAACATGAAATCGCAGCAGATTATTTAAGGGAATTAGATAAGCACCTTGATGATGTGGTTTCTGGCAGAACTACTGTAATGTTTGAAGTGAGAGATTTTGCAGAACTTATTCACGTCCATCCTACACATTTAAGCAATACCATAAAATCTGCGACAGGCCATTCTCCATGTTTCTTTTTTGAAGAACGTTTAATGGATATATCTAAATCAATGCTGCAAAATTTAAGTACACCAATTGCTGAAATAGCGAGGACGCTTACTTATGATCCATCTAACTTTACCAAGTTTTTTAAACACTTTTCTGGTCAAACGCCAAAACAATATCGCGAAGCTTATTTTTTGTCACGATCTCCAAATGCGGAAGTTATCACCATATAA
- a CDS encoding S8 family peptidase, producing MSKTLKKEDKVEYTGKYLVLLPEGSTTSDSINQINSVSGLNLKSSLDFENEFFTDKDLAKTDGIVLDKLGIAIVNEKPASANSISSLGDNEMIVEKERIVYAIGMLDESTQNYVEGYRDAVNQMTNLLVGAENEEYSYQEQESEVESVGATWGLKATNVVPTNFLRYNPYNGAGIKVAILDTGFDFNHPDFRGRAITHQSFISGESTQDGHGHGTHCTGTSCGPASSPSATERYGIAYAASIFIGKVLSNGGSGGDGAILAGINWAIANRCDVVSMSLRGMVNGTGYSAVFETAAARALAQGTLIIAAAGNDSARPGVVKQVMHPANCPSIMAVGALDINMNVASFSNGGLYPTYGAVDIAAPGVNVYSSTKLPTKYASWSGTSMATPHVAGIAALWAQASGLRGINLWKKLTSTAKALALPTRDVGAGLVQAPTKTRLIKTPIDRVPILVNPKFPSDPIGPIEKMTR from the coding sequence ATGTCAAAAACGTTGAAAAAAGAAGACAAAGTAGAGTACACCGGAAAATACCTTGTGCTACTACCAGAAGGATCTACCACATCAGATTCTATTAATCAAATTAATTCTGTTAGCGGATTAAATTTAAAAAGCTCATTAGATTTCGAAAATGAGTTTTTTACCGACAAAGACCTGGCTAAAACCGATGGTATTGTGTTAGACAAATTGGGAATCGCTATTGTGAATGAGAAACCAGCATCAGCAAATTCCATCAGCAGCCTTGGCGATAATGAAATGATCGTTGAAAAAGAACGAATAGTTTATGCTATCGGAATGCTTGACGAAAGCACTCAAAACTATGTTGAAGGTTACAGAGATGCAGTAAACCAAATGACAAATTTGTTGGTTGGAGCTGAAAATGAGGAGTACAGTTATCAAGAGCAAGAATCTGAAGTAGAATCTGTTGGCGCTACATGGGGTTTAAAAGCTACAAATGTTGTACCTACAAATTTTTTAAGATACAACCCTTACAATGGTGCAGGAATTAAAGTTGCCATTTTAGATACTGGTTTTGATTTCAATCACCCTGATTTTAGAGGTCGTGCCATTACTCACCAAAGTTTTATCTCAGGCGAAAGTACGCAAGATGGTCATGGCCACGGCACACATTGCACTGGTACTTCTTGCGGTCCAGCTAGTTCGCCATCGGCAACCGAAAGATATGGCATTGCATATGCAGCTAGTATTTTTATTGGAAAAGTATTAAGCAATGGCGGATCTGGTGGAGATGGAGCAATTTTAGCCGGTATTAACTGGGCAATCGCTAACCGTTGCGATGTAGTGAGCATGTCGTTAAGAGGAATGGTAAACGGAACAGGATATTCTGCCGTTTTTGAAACCGCAGCAGCTAGAGCGCTGGCACAGGGCACTTTAATAATTGCCGCAGCAGGGAACGATTCTGCAAGACCAGGAGTTGTAAAACAGGTAATGCACCCTGCAAATTGCCCATCAATAATGGCTGTTGGCGCATTAGATATTAACATGAATGTCGCAAGCTTTTCTAACGGCGGCCTTTACCCTACTTACGGCGCTGTAGATATTGCTGCACCAGGTGTAAATGTTTATTCATCTACAAAGTTACCTACAAAATATGCAAGCTGGAGCGGAACCAGTATGGCAACGCCGCATGTTGCAGGAATTGCAGCATTATGGGCGCAAGCATCTGGACTTAGAGGCATTAATTTGTGGAAAAAATTAACTTCAACCGCAAAAGCTTTAGCTTTACCTACTAGAGATGTAGGCGCCGGATTGGTACAAGCACCAACAAAAACACGATTAATTAAAACCCCAATTGATAGAGTTCCCATTTTAGTGAATCCTAAATTCCCTAGCGATCCAATTGGTCCAATTGAAAAAATGACAAGATGA
- a CDS encoding glycine--tRNA ligase, translating to MAQKNNDEQFKNVISHAKEYGFVFQSSEIYDGLSAVYDYGQLGAELKNNIKTYWWKAMVQMHENIVGIDSAIFMHPKVWKASGHVDGFNDPMIDNKDSNKRYRADQLLENKIDELYSELTSFSAENKAKFEAFKEEILSLSDEGQASWIPSFKDETGILDNAKYPFVDESSWKFVKKGLALEVEMNLALKSENLAQLKDLIIDYKVICPISKTSNWTDVRQFNLMFSTQFGAMAEGSDEVYLRPETAQGIFVNFLNVQKSGRMKIPFGIAQIGKAFRNEVIARQFIMRMREFEQMEMQFFVRPGEDKKWFEYWKDARLKWHMALGTPSEKYRYHDHVKLAHYANAATDIEFEFPFGFKEVEGIHSRTDFDLTQHQEFSGKKLQYFDNDLNEDGKPYGNYVPYVIETSIGLDRMFLLTMINAFEEQDLSTEDKQDSRTLLRLHPALAPIKVAIFPLTKKDGLPEKAREIMDTLKFDFNCNYEEKDAIGKRYRRQDAVGTPFCVTVDHQSLEDNTVTIRHRDSMEQERIAIADLADIIGKAVSWKTLLA from the coding sequence ATGGCTCAAAAGAATAACGACGAACAATTTAAAAATGTAATATCACACGCTAAAGAATACGGTTTCGTGTTCCAAAGCAGCGAAATATATGATGGCTTAAGTGCCGTTTACGATTACGGGCAATTGGGTGCCGAATTAAAAAACAACATCAAAACGTATTGGTGGAAAGCAATGGTACAAATGCATGAAAACATTGTAGGCATCGATTCTGCAATATTTATGCACCCGAAAGTTTGGAAAGCCAGTGGACACGTTGATGGTTTCAATGATCCAATGATTGATAATAAAGACTCGAACAAACGTTATCGTGCTGATCAATTATTGGAAAATAAAATTGATGAATTATATTCGGAATTGACTAGTTTCTCTGCAGAAAACAAAGCTAAATTTGAGGCCTTTAAAGAAGAAATATTAAGTTTAAGTGATGAAGGGCAAGCAAGCTGGATACCTAGTTTTAAAGATGAAACAGGAATTTTAGATAACGCTAAGTATCCTTTTGTTGATGAATCTAGTTGGAAATTTGTTAAAAAAGGCCTGGCTTTAGAAGTTGAGATGAACTTAGCGCTGAAATCTGAAAACTTAGCACAGCTAAAAGATTTAATCATCGATTATAAGGTTATTTGCCCAATTTCAAAAACTTCAAACTGGACAGATGTTCGCCAGTTTAACCTGATGTTTAGCACGCAATTCGGCGCAATGGCAGAAGGAAGTGATGAAGTTTATCTTCGTCCGGAGACTGCACAAGGTATTTTTGTAAACTTTCTGAACGTTCAGAAATCTGGAAGAATGAAAATTCCGTTTGGTATTGCTCAAATTGGTAAAGCTTTTAGAAACGAAGTAATTGCCCGCCAATTTATTATGAGGATGCGTGAATTTGAACAAATGGAAATGCAGTTTTTCGTTCGTCCAGGTGAAGATAAAAAGTGGTTTGAATATTGGAAAGACGCCCGTTTAAAATGGCATATGGCTTTAGGAACTCCTTCTGAAAAATATCGTTACCATGATCATGTTAAATTGGCGCATTACGCAAATGCAGCTACAGATATCGAATTCGAATTTCCCTTCGGATTTAAAGAAGTTGAAGGAATCCATAGTCGTACGGATTTCGATTTAACGCAGCACCAAGAGTTTTCTGGTAAGAAATTGCAATATTTTGATAACGACTTAAACGAAGATGGTAAGCCTTACGGAAACTACGTTCCTTATGTTATCGAAACTTCTATCGGATTGGATCGTATGTTTTTATTAACGATGATTAATGCTTTTGAAGAGCAAGATTTGAGCACAGAAGACAAACAAGATAGTCGTACTTTGTTGCGCCTCCACCCTGCTTTGGCGCCAATAAAAGTGGCAATTTTCCCATTAACTAAAAAAGACGGTTTGCCAGAAAAAGCCCGCGAGATTATGGATACTTTGAAATTCGATTTCAACTGTAATTATGAAGAAAAAGATGCAATCGGCAAGCGTTATCGCCGTCAAGATGCTGTTGGAACGCCATTTTGTGTTACTGTAGATCATCAGAGTTTGGAAGATAATACGGTTACGATTCGCCATCGCGATAGCATGGAACAAGAACGCATTGCAATAGCCGATTTAGCTGATATTATTGGAAAAGCAGTAAGTTGGAAAACGTTATTAGCATAG
- a CDS encoding CAP domain-containing protein gives MYRYLFFTIIFLFSGPKIFAQSWTDSEFKKANTAANADYLTNEEKDIILYMNLIRLDGEKFYNTFLQDYIDNYNAKVKKYRNYNELKITRSNTYYTSLLKHIGGIKNLSMFYPNDKLTALSRNHAQDLNRNNLETHESSNGDKFSKRLSKYFPNKTMSENIDFGYAKSLDIVCHLLLDCGVPSLGHRFNIIDQKNKLNIVGVSIQPHPSYTWCAVIDFVSQPINYTRNE, from the coding sequence ATGTATCGCTATCTATTTTTTACAATAATCTTTCTATTTAGCGGTCCAAAAATTTTTGCACAAAGCTGGACTGATTCAGAATTTAAAAAAGCGAATACTGCAGCGAATGCAGATTATTTGACAAACGAAGAGAAAGATATTATTCTCTACATGAATTTAATCCGCCTTGATGGCGAAAAGTTTTATAATACGTTTCTTCAAGATTATATAGACAATTACAATGCAAAAGTAAAAAAATATAGAAACTATAACGAGCTAAAAATTACTAGATCAAACACTTATTATACATCTTTATTAAAACATATTGGAGGCATTAAAAATCTTTCCATGTTTTATCCAAATGATAAATTAACTGCGCTAAGTCGTAACCATGCTCAAGATTTAAATAGAAATAATTTAGAAACACACGAAAGCAGTAACGGCGATAAGTTTTCCAAAAGACTATCGAAATACTTCCCCAACAAAACAATGAGCGAAAATATTGATTTTGGATACGCCAAAAGTTTAGATATTGTTTGCCATTTATTGTTAGATTGTGGCGTTCCTTCTCTCGGACACCGATTTAACATAATTGATCAAAAAAATAAGCTAAATATAGTTGGCGTCAGTATCCAGCCGCATCCATCTTATACATGGTGCGCTGTTATAGATTTTGTTTCGCAACCTATAAATTACACACGCAATGAGTAA
- a CDS encoding ThuA domain-containing protein yields MNKKFFILVILLFSTTLNFANNVKSKFKVIAFYTGKNDQAHISFVHEANRWFPEMAEKYNFSYDSTTNWENLNSKFLSKYQVVLFLDTRPERPEQRAAFQKYMENGGGWMGFHFSAFALKNSTYDMNWDWYHNIFLGSGEYGSNTWRPTTAILKVENIKHPVTKKLPSTFKAQPNEWYRWQNDLRKNPEINILLAIDSTSFPLGTGPKESEIWHSGYFPVVWSNKNYKMVYVNMGHNDIDYEHKIDQTNKTLSYTFGNEIQNQMIVNSLIWLGKGKKVK; encoded by the coding sequence ATGAATAAGAAATTTTTCATCCTCGTTATACTATTATTTTCTACAACTTTAAATTTTGCAAACAACGTAAAATCAAAGTTTAAAGTAATAGCCTTTTACACTGGAAAAAACGATCAAGCGCATATTAGCTTTGTACATGAGGCTAATAGGTGGTTTCCGGAAATGGCTGAAAAGTACAATTTTAGTTATGATTCTACAACGAACTGGGAGAATCTTAATTCCAAATTCCTTTCGAAATACCAGGTTGTTTTATTCTTAGATACTCGCCCAGAACGACCTGAACAAAGAGCAGCATTTCAAAAATACATGGAAAATGGAGGTGGTTGGATGGGTTTCCATTTTTCAGCGTTTGCACTAAAAAATTCAACTTATGATATGAATTGGGATTGGTACCATAACATATTTCTAGGTTCGGGTGAATATGGCAGCAATACTTGGCGACCAACAACCGCTATTTTAAAAGTTGAAAACATAAAACATCCGGTAACGAAAAAATTGCCTTCAACATTCAAAGCGCAACCAAACGAGTGGTATCGTTGGCAAAATGATTTAAGGAAAAATCCTGAAATTAATATTTTACTTGCAATAGATTCTACCAGTTTTCCTTTAGGAACTGGTCCTAAAGAATCCGAAATTTGGCATAGTGGATACTTCCCGGTAGTTTGGAGCAATAAAAATTATAAAATGGTTTATGTAAATATGGGTCATAACGATATTGATTATGAACATAAAATTGATCAAACCAACAAAACTTTATCATATACTTTTGGTAATGAAATACAAAACCAAATGATTGTGAATAGTTTAATTTGGTTGGGCAAAGGTAAAAAAGTAAAGTAA
- a CDS encoding SDR family NAD(P)-dependent oxidoreductase produces the protein MESKNKIALVTGGSRGLGKNAALKIAAKGINVIVTYQSKKDEAENTVEEIKKLGVKAAALQLNVADSTTFESFFKEIKSVLQSTFDADKFDFLVNNAGIGHHAAFAETKEEDFDNLVNIHFKGPFFLTQKALEILNDGGGIINISSGLARFSLPGSSAYGAMKGAMEVLTRYQAKELGAKGIRSNIIAPGAIETDFSGGAVRDNERLNKMIASQTALGRVGLPDDIGGAVAFLCTEEAKWINAQRIEISGGMFL, from the coding sequence ATGGAATCAAAAAATAAAATTGCGCTAGTAACCGGTGGTAGCCGTGGATTAGGAAAAAATGCTGCCTTAAAAATCGCAGCAAAAGGAATCAATGTAATCGTTACTTATCAATCGAAAAAAGACGAAGCAGAAAATACAGTTGAAGAAATTAAAAAGCTAGGTGTAAAAGCAGCCGCATTACAACTAAACGTGGCAGATTCTACAACTTTCGAATCCTTTTTTAAGGAAATAAAATCTGTTTTGCAATCTACTTTTGACGCAGATAAATTTGATTTCTTGGTCAATAATGCCGGCATCGGACACCATGCTGCATTTGCAGAAACAAAAGAAGAGGATTTTGATAATCTGGTAAATATCCACTTTAAAGGTCCATTTTTTTTAACTCAAAAAGCTTTAGAAATATTAAATGATGGTGGTGGCATTATCAACATTTCTTCTGGCTTAGCAAGATTTAGTTTGCCAGGAAGTTCGGCTTATGGAGCAATGAAAGGCGCAATGGAAGTTTTAACCAGATATCAAGCAAAAGAATTAGGTGCAAAAGGCATTCGATCAAATATCATAGCTCCAGGTGCGATTGAAACCGATTTTAGCGGTGGCGCAGTTCGTGATAATGAACGATTAAATAAAATGATTGCTTCTCAAACTGCTTTAGGTCGTGTGGGTTTGCCTGATGATATTGGCGGCGCTGTTGCTTTCTTATGTACCGAAGAAGCAAAATGGATAAACGCCCAACGTATTGAAATTTCTGGCGGAATGTTTTTATAA